TTCGTGCCTTGTAAGGCGCATGTCATACACATTAGTATCTGGCTCATGGGTTTGGGGTAATATTAAAGGTTTATCCCAGAATTTAAAATTATCAACCCCGTTAGGACTTTCTGCAATGGCAAAAAAAGATTTACGGTCATTGCCTTCTACGCGAACTGCCAGTATATAATTATCTTTCAATTTCATGGCGCCCGGGTTAAATGTTGCGTTGATTCCTATGCGCTCCATTCCAAACGGATTCGTTTCAGCATTAAAATCATACCGCCATTCTAAAGGCGCGTGTGTAGCAGTAAGCACCGGGTTTATATATCTTTTAAAAATACCGTTTGAGTGTTTTTCAGGTTGATTCGGTATTGCTAAAAATTCTGCGTGATTGTTAACCAGTTCTTGGTAATTGGAGATTTTTTTGTGTAAAGCTTTGTTATTTTCTGTTAGGTCCATATTCAATTGTTGCTAATATTATTTTCAGTTTTAATTTTATCCCACCACGTGCGTTTTAAGATTACCACACATACTACCAATATTAAAACCGATACGATTAGAGATATGTTTTTATGTAAAATGAGATAGAGTGGGATTATTACGAGTAAGGTTTGTGCTACAGTACCTAAAACCACGTTAAACATATCTCTCGTAAAACCTTTATTTCTGGAAAATTGAGGATCTTCTTTTTTAATCTGCTTGTAAATGGGTTTCCAGAATCCCCACGGTTTTGTTTTTTTATAGAAATCCATAAGTACCCGCTCGTTTGTAGGAGGCGCTGAATAGGTTCCTAAAATACTTCCCGCTATAGAAATCAGGAGTATTATAGGGAAGTAATAGAGGTCAAGGGTGTCTGTAAAAATTGGAAAAATCATTGCCGGAATCATTCCTGAAAGCATTCCCCAGAAATAGCCTTCCCCATTAAATCTCCACCAGTGCCATTTTAAAACGTTAGACACTACATAACTACCGTAAAGTGCAGAAACAATCCACTGTAGAATAGAATTCACATCCTGAATAAAAAAACCGAGTATAATACTGATGATCACCACAACAATGCCGCTACTGTAATTCATTTGTTTTACCTTATCATGGCTAGCTTCCGGATTGTAATGCTTTAAATAAATATCATTTACCAGATAAGCCTGAGCGGCATTTAACGTACCGGCAAACGTAGACATGAAAGCGGCAAGCAAGCCCGCCAGTAACAAACCTAATAAGCCTACAGGAATAAATTGCTCAATTGCAGCCGGAAGTATTTTTTCAAAATCAAGAATTCCAGCTGTATAAAGATCAAGGTCGTCGTAAAATAAAATAGCCAGTACAGAGAAGCCACCAACCATTAGGTAACGGGTAGGAATTAGTGCCGCTAACGAAAAGGCACTCATTTTAGCAGCTTCTAGGGGAGATTTTGTGGAGAGAATTTTTTGCATATCGTAGTTGGGTGCGGGTCCGGCAATACTTGCCAAAATACCTTTAAACAGCATGAGCATAAAGAAAATGGTAAATAAAGAGTATCCGTCTGAAGCGATTTTAGTATTTACTTCATCTATTATTCCGGTCCAATCCATATTCAAGTTCCAGTCAAAGAAGGGGTTCATCCAGCCATCTGGAACATTTAACTCGTTTGAACCCATGGCTTGCCAGGCGATTACAGCAATGGCTACAGATGATATGGTCATCACCGTATATTGAAGTACGTCTGTCCACACGATACCAGACATTCCTCCTAAAACGGAATAAAATACCGCAAATAATGTAAAAATAATACCATAGAAGTGAGGAATATAGTTAGGCGGAACGTTAAAAGGGACGTAATTAGAAACGATTTCCCAAGGGATAAAGATTTCAACAAATTTTCCCAGTCCAATAAAGCCATATGCTAGAAAGCCGAGGCAACTTAATATGGCAAAAATAACTATGATGGTATGGGATCTTCTTCCACCTTTACCACTATCAAATCGAAACAAAATCCATTCTGCCCCGGTAGTAACATTAGACCGTCTCAGCCAAACGGAGAGATAAACCATTAGAAAAACCTGATTAAAAACCGGCCATAACCAAGGGATCCAGATACTTTTAAAGCCGTAGACAAAGGTTAGTGTTACCAACCACATCGTACCAGATATGTCAAACATACCCGAAGCATTAGAAAGGCCTAACATATACCAGGGCAAGCTTTTGCCGCCCATTAAGTAGTCATCTTTACTCTTTTGCGCACGCTTACGCAGGGCCAGGCCAATTACTATGGTACCCGTAAGATAAATTAAGATTATAACGATATCCCAACCTTGTAACATTTAGTGCTTTGTTTTAGTAGTTAATTTTTTTTATTTTTTTCAAAAATAGGAGCTCATCAAGCCTTGCAAATTCTTTAAAATCTGGTACTGAAATATCTTCGGGATACACAGAAAAATAATGATCTAATCTTGCATTTCTCCACAGAAGAACCCAAGCTGCACCACTGTTCTCAATGCCCGGGTATAAACTTTTCGTCCACCAGTTAGGTTCAGATCCTGAATTAACATTTCCGGTTTCTGTTAACGCAAAAGGCTTATTTTTTTGAATAGCTTTTTCTTTGAGGATAGCAAGGTTTTTTTGAATGTTATTTATAAAAGCTTCCCTACCACCATAGTTATAGATATCAACACCCAGAATGTCAACAAAATCATCGCCGGGATAGTACAAATCAAACTCTTCGGAAGATTGCATAATATTAGGGGCATAAGCATACAGTAGATTTGTCACTCCGTTTTGCTTTAATAAATAAAACGTTTCGCGCCATAATTCTTTATATTCTTCTGGAGTACAGTTACCTTCTCCCCACCAAAACCAATTACCATTCATTTCATGAAAAGGTCTAAATACAACTGGAATAGGAGTTCCTTTAGATGTCTTTAACGATTTAAAAAAAGTGGAGAGTCTGGCTACCCAACTTTCATATTTTGAGCGTTCTGAGCCGCCTTTGAGTATTGTTTTAACTACCGAAGTAGTGTCCCAAGATGTACCCATTGATTTAGGATTGTCTGCGTGCCAGCTAAACGTTATAATCGCGCCTTTTTTATTTAATTTTCTAACGTGATTTTTTATAAGATCAAAAGATACTGTATCTAGGTTTGAAGAGGCACCTAATTCTATATGTCCCAAATCAAATCCATGAATTGCAGGCATTTTGCCACTAACCTCTTTAATATCACTCTTTAGCTTAGAAGTTGCTGTTTTCATTTTCCAGTTTATACCGTACATAGTTGCGTCTTGCTGACCAAATGCGATCCCTTTATTGGGTATCTCGCGAATTCTTTCAAAAAGGATTTTAGTTTGTAACTCTGCATTCTTATCAGCTAATTGCAACTGGTTAAAGTTGGTACTAGAAAGACTTGAACATGAAGTTAGGTGTAAAATACTTAAAATTAATACTGTTATTTTGTAAAAATATTGCATTTAAGAAGTGATATAAGGTTAAAAAAAGACAATATATTATAGAG
The sequence above is a segment of the Leeuwenhoekiella sp. MAR_2009_132 genome. Coding sequences within it:
- a CDS encoding sodium:solute symporter family protein, encoding MLQGWDIVIILIYLTGTIVIGLALRKRAQKSKDDYLMGGKSLPWYMLGLSNASGMFDISGTMWLVTLTFVYGFKSIWIPWLWPVFNQVFLMVYLSVWLRRSNVTTGAEWILFRFDSGKGGRRSHTIIVIFAILSCLGFLAYGFIGLGKFVEIFIPWEIVSNYVPFNVPPNYIPHFYGIIFTLFAVFYSVLGGMSGIVWTDVLQYTVMTISSVAIAVIAWQAMGSNELNVPDGWMNPFFDWNLNMDWTGIIDEVNTKIASDGYSLFTIFFMLMLFKGILASIAGPAPNYDMQKILSTKSPLEAAKMSAFSLAALIPTRYLMVGGFSVLAILFYDDLDLYTAGILDFEKILPAAIEQFIPVGLLGLLLAGLLAAFMSTFAGTLNAAQAYLVNDIYLKHYNPEASHDKVKQMNYSSGIVVVIISIILGFFIQDVNSILQWIVSALYGSYVVSNVLKWHWWRFNGEGYFWGMLSGMIPAMIFPIFTDTLDLYYFPIILLISIAGSILGTYSAPPTNERVLMDFYKKTKPWGFWKPIYKQIKKEDPQFSRNKGFTRDMFNVVLGTVAQTLLVIIPLYLILHKNISLIVSVLILVVCVVILKRTWWDKIKTENNISNN
- a CDS encoding glycoside hydrolase family 26 protein, whose translation is MQLADKNAELQTKILFERIREIPNKGIAFGQQDATMYGINWKMKTATSKLKSDIKEVSGKMPAIHGFDLGHIELGASSNLDTVSFDLIKNHVRKLNKKGAIITFSWHADNPKSMGTSWDTTSVVKTILKGGSERSKYESWVARLSTFFKSLKTSKGTPIPVVFRPFHEMNGNWFWWGEGNCTPEEYKELWRETFYLLKQNGVTNLLYAYAPNIMQSSEEFDLYYPGDDFVDILGVDIYNYGGREAFINNIQKNLAILKEKAIQKNKPFALTETGNVNSGSEPNWWTKSLYPGIENSGAAWVLLWRNARLDHYFSVYPEDISVPDFKEFARLDELLFLKKIKKINY